The Natranaerovirga hydrolytica genome includes the window TAAATGTGTATCAAAAGCGTGGATTTATGTCATATACGGTTTTAGTATGCTTCATATAATAATAGTTAACAAAAGACGGATAGGCACCTACTATCCGTCTTTTTGTGAATGAGGAAATATGAAATAAAAAATAGAGGGTGTATTTATGTTATTATTCCAAAAGATGATTGAGAAGTTAGTTATTTTTGATAATAAAATGATTGTTATTAATTTACTAGATAGGGCAGAAGTTGAATGTTAAATTGAATAAAGAGTTAATTGCTTGCAATACAACTCAAGTGCAAATAACTTTAGTCGTATTTTTTATTTTTTTATAGAATTATAAAACAATTATTGTTATAATTTATATATAAAATAGTTTGAGTAAAAAATCAAATAAAGTAAGAAAATAAAGGGGGAGATAATAATGATAACATTTTTACTGACAATAGAAGATATAAATCTAAGAAGTAAATTAGAAGAAATCTATTTATGCTATCATAAAGAATTGTTTATTACAGCATATAGCATATTAAAAGACTATCATGAAGCAGAAGACGTGGTTCAAACTACCATTATTAAGGTGTCGAACAACATCGATAAAATATCAGAGGTTAAGTGTAAGAAAACACGTGCTTATTTAGTTATTATAGTAAGGAATCTTTGCTATGATATATACAATCGAAAAAAAGGAATCACTACAATTGCTATAGATGAAATAAGTAATATATTTACTGATGATGTAAATTTTGTTGATAATCTAATAAAGATGGAACAAAGTAAAGAGATGTTAGGGTTTCTTAATGAGTTAAACCAGGATTATACAGATATTCTTACGCTTAAATATTATTATGAGTTAACAATATCTGAAATAGCAGAAATGTTAAATATAACTGAAAATAATGTGAGTGTAAAAATCAATAGAGCTAAAAAAGCATTAAAGGATGTTATTCAAAAAGGAGGTGCTTTATGTGAAAGAACAGTCTGAAATGGAAAAAGAGCGATTAGAAAAACTTGAAGACGTATTTTTATATAATATGGGTTATGAAAATATAAGTAATGTATGTTGTGAAACGGAGCAACTACTAAAAGAATATAAAAATATTAAAGTGCCAGAAAGCCTCAATAATTGGTTTGTGGACTTTAACAAAAAACAAGAGAATAAAATTAAGTATGAAAAATTACGAACGCAAATTAAACATTTTGGCAAACAAATTGCTATATTTCTAGTTATTATAACTATTATATTTTCAGCAGTAACAGTTAGTGTAGAGGCTTTTAGAATTCGCTTTTTTAATATGGTTATTGAAACAACTAAGCAATTTACTGCTGTAAACCATAAAGAAAGTTTAAATTATGAGTATATAAATGAATTGCCTTCAAATTGGGATGATTTTTATGGTCCTATAGTAATACCTGAAGGTTATCAGTTGCTAAGAGCATTTGATGTTAATAATACTAAATACATTATTTTCAAGGATATTTATGAGAATGAATTAAGATTTTTACAAGGAAATTTATCTGCAGATTATCAACTAGATTCTGAAGATGGAAAAGTAATGGAAGTAGATATTAATGGTAATAAAGGTATAATTATTGAAAAAGATGAAGTGAAAATCATTAATTGGAATGATAATAATAATAGTTTCTATATTCAAGGAAATCTTGGCAAATCAACACTTTTAGAGATGGCAGAAAGTGTAATAAAAAAATAATTAAAAAGTTTTGAAAAAAGTGTAAGAAAATACCTCTTTTTTAGGTTTATATAGTGTAGGCTTGAAAGGAGGTTTTTATATTTGAAAAAGAAACATATTTTATTGTATATGTACATTGCTTTTGCACTATCAACAATGCCTATTTATGCGAGGAGTGATAGTGGTTTTGATTCATCAAAAAACATTGATTTAATACAACCATATTTTACGAATATTAATGTATTTTATAATGATTTTAATATTACCAATCAAGGAAAAGCAATGTTAACATCTATAGTAGACGCAAGAAATGTAGATAGAATAAGAATTGAAATCTATTTGCAAAGATATCAAAACGGTAGATGGAACACAGTAAAAAGCTGGGAAACTAATCAAAATGGAACTTTAGCAACACTAGGTGAAAACTGGTATGTAGCAAGTGGGTATCAGTATAGGATGCTATCATATGCGTATGTGTATAAAGATGGCATCATAGTGGATAGTACAATGTTTAGTAGTACAACTATAATTTATTAAAATACTAGGTAGTGTTAAACTTTAACTAAAAAGAAACAAAGTGGATCAGTTGATGCTGCTTTAATACAGAATGAGCAAACATTAAATACATTTAAATATTCTAATAAAGTTCCCGATGGAAAAATAACTGATACAAGCTACTCAGGCACTTTTGGGGAATTAGGTTTACTAAACTTATTAGGACAGATATAACAACGAGTACAAGTGGAAATAGCGGAGGCCCAGTTATTACATCTTATTCAAGTAACTACGCTATTATAGGTATTATTAAGGGGCGCACTAGCGGTAATTTGGTTTATACAAATATGCAAGAAATAAAAGATGCTTTTGACTTAAATGTTCTCAAACCGTAAAATAAATAGATTATATTTTGTGAGGACGATCATTTGTTCCTTAAAGCTAAGGAGGTGTCTATGAAAAAGTCATATATTATAATTATATTAGTTACTTGTATTTCGATACTAGCATTATTTGCAGTAAAACATTTTTATCATAAGCACAACGTTGAACTATCTATTGCAGGAGATGGTGATGTGAAGATTTGCATACAGGATGACATATTATTAAAATCTACTGAAGCATTACTAATAACTATTAAAAATGTAAACAAAGAGACAATGGCATTCGGATTAGATTATGAAATACAAATTAAAAATAATGGTACATGGTTACAATATTATAAGCCAGAAAATATAGATGATCCTCTAATTTCTTTAAGTAAAGGTGAGAGTTATGAAAAAAAATTCATTTGGATGACAGTATGAATCTCAAGGTTAATGAAACATATAGGATAATAAAAATTATAAATAATAAAACATATACTTCAAATGAATTCTTTTTAAAGTAAAAATAAATGTCTATTTTATAGTATTCCCCAAAACATCCAACGCCAGAAGAGGAGATTGTACTAATTTTGTTTCACAATGTATGCATGAGGGTGGAGGAATTGTACAACACGTAGGACCAAAGCTTACTGATCATAATTGTATTATAAAAACTCAGGTGATAGATCAAGTTCTTGGACTGGAGCTCAACAGTTGTATAACTATCTTTCAAGTAATAACTCCAGAATAAATGCTATACAAATTCAAAAATCCCATTTGAGAACGGGAGATAGGTAATCAATAAGGAGATTAATTGAAGATTATGTATAAAAAAATAAAGTTGTTATTAATTCTTATTACAATAATTATAATAAGTGCAGGTTGTAGTATAGAAAAAGGAGTAGATAGTAATACAGAAATTACTGTATTAGAAGAAAGTGATGAAGTGAGAAAGGAAGAATCAGATAGAGTAAAAGAAGCAAAAGAAGTTATTTATAATTATTTTGAGGCAGAGAAGGAACGGAATTGGGAAGAAATTATAAAAAATAGTCAAGTAAGAGAGGATGGTTATGAAGAACATCCTTTTGATTGGTATAAAAATCCATATGAAACGATTGAATTAAAGCGTATTGGATGGCTAATCCAGATGCTAGCCGTTTTGCAAGCGAATTTTTTCTAGATAAAGAAACGGAAGATTCGCCATGGAGAATTATTATGGGATATCCTAGGTATTGTAATTAAAGTAGTATTTAAAAGACGATCTGATTGGTATTATTGGGCGCATTATGGCTGGGGTCCAGCGTATAACAACATAACGATACATGATTCAATCTCCACTATGTTAAAAGGAGCAGCCGTATATTATTAAAAACACGATAAGATAAGCATTTCAGGTCATGACTTCAGACAGAAGATAATCTCTCAAAGTGAGATTATCTTCTGTCAATTATGGGTTTGGAATACGCTATACTTTTCATGAATATACACAAATATATGATATAATTATATTAAGTATTTTTGAGAAAGGTTTTAGATAATATGAAAAGATTTGTAGTTGTAATTCTACTAATATCCTCTATGGTCATCGTATCAAGTTGCGGAAGGATAAAAAATAGTGGGATAAATGATTATTATGGAGAATATTATTTTGAATTGCCGTTTAACCATAGCGTTAGCAATACAACGGATATGCTTTTTTTCAAAACAGACTATTCTATGGAACGAATGAAAGAATTAATTAATGAAGCAGGATATAATGCCAGTTTGCATGAAAATGGAAATGTAAAAACAATATTAATTTCTGCTGTGAAAAATGAGTTCACCTATTACTTTGTTATTTACGACAAAAATCATCTGGGGAATACAGATGTTTATACACTGAGTAACGCTATGTCAAGTATTGAGATGGATGCATCTGAAACAGTTCCCAGTCTTTATGTATTTTTGGCTCCCATTCATATACTTGATACAATAGCTGATTCAGACACGAAAAAAATTTATAATTCATTTGACCACATTGCAGAGTTTTATCGTGCAACTGGAAAAAATGATGTGGAAATAGACGATATCAATAAGACAATTACTTTTAAGTGTGAGGGCAATCCAAATTTTAACTGGGTGCAAGGAATGGTTATTATGCAATATTTTGAAACTGAAACTGGAAATTATTTAGAGATTAAACCATTACAATAAGTAACAGTAGACGCCTATGGAAACAATAGAAATTTGAATGATGTATATTCTTTGCTTTTATAAAAAAGGGCTAAAGAGTTATTATGAATTACTTGGAATTGAGATGGTTTTGCTATTAAAGGAGAAAAGTGTTGAAATATAAAATAGGCATAATAATAAGTATCTTATGTATCATATATATTGTTATTGGATCATTAGTAGGGGTAGGCTTAGCGTCAATATCCACCTTAAAATCAACCGTTTGGTTGATTTTTTTTTTGACTTAAAAAGTTATAATCAAATCAGGAAGATTAGGGGTGATTGAAATGGTATTAAAATTTATAAGAAAAGACTTTTTAAGACAAAAATTAATTACAATAGCTTTGTTTGTATTTATTATGTTATCAGCTGTTTTAATGGCTAGTGGTGCCAATATGTTAATGGACCTAACCCATTCAATCCGTTATTTTTTTGAAGCCTCTCATGCACCACATTTTATTCAATATCACTCAGGAGATATGGAGCAAGAGCTGATTGACCGATGGAGTGAAGAACATCAATGGGTTAAACAACAAGAAACAAGTGAAATGATTAATATTGATGGCTCTCATATCTATTTTAACAACAGTCAAGAATCTCAGCAAAATACATTAATGGAGATGGGATTTGTAAAACAAAATGAAAAATTTGATTACTTATTAACCCTAGACAATGAAAAGATTCAAGTAAAAGAGGGTGAAATGGCAGTTCCTATCATGTATATGCAAAAAAATGACTTGAAGTTAGGGGACAAAGTAAAGATAACCAATACAAGTGAAGAAATGGAATTTGTCATTACTGATTTTGTAAGAGACGTTCAAATGAATCCTTCAATTGTTAGCTCCAAACGGTTTGTTGTAAGCGACAACGATTTTGAAATTTTAAAAAGAGATTACGGAACAATCGAGCATATTATAAGCTTTCAATTAAACACGATAGAAAATCTGTCAGAGTTTGCTAACCAATATCATTTGTCCAATTTGCCACAGACAGGACCAACAATTGATTATGAGCTTTTAAAATTAGTCAATGGATTAACAGATGGCTTAATTGCAGCCGTATTAATCATGATTGCTTTACTAATAAGTAGTATTGCTCTTTTATGCCTAAGATTCACCATTTTATGGGCAATTGAAGAAGATTATAAAGATATAGGCGTAATGAAAGGAATCGGTATATTGCCAAGAGATATCAAGGGCTTTTATCTTACGAAATATTTTTTTCTATCATTATCTGCGTCAATAACAGGTTTTGTTGTATCCCTATTGTTAAATAATCTGTTCTCAAAAAACATTAGAGCATATATTGGACACGTGCCAAAAAATTTAATTCAAAAAGCAATGCCTTTATTGGCAACTTTATTGATTTTTGCCATTGTATTAAGTTTTTGTATGGTGATCTTAAGGCATTTTAATAAAATTTCAGTAGTAGAAGCCATTAATAGGAATGGTCTTAGTAACCATAAAAGCCATAGAAAAATCTTTGCATTACATAAAAGTAACAAAATCCATCCAAGCATATTTTTAGGATTAAGAGATGTTGTTTTAAGATGTAAAACCTATCTATTATTATTTTTTGTATTTGTATTATGCATACTCATTATCATTGTACCATTGAACTTTGTAAATACAGTGCAATCATCTGACTTTATGACTTATTTGGGAATGGGGAAAAGCGATCTATATATTGATTTGAGACAATCTGAAGATGTGAATGAACGATTTGAAAAAATGATTCAGTACATTGAGAATGATTCTGATACGGTACAGTATGCAGGTTTCATAACCAGTACTTACGAAGTGTTTAATAAAGAGGGTTATAAAGAATCTTTAATTGTAGGGGTTGGAGATGTTTCAATCTTTCCATTAGCGTATGTAGAGGGCAAAGCGCCAGAAGGTAATAACGAGATCGCATTGTCTTTTTTAAGTGCAAAAGCATTAGAAAAACAGATAGGCAATGAAATAACACTTATGGTAGAGGAAAAGCCAAGAACTATGGTTGTTACAGGAATTTATCAAGACATTACAAATGGTGGAAAGACAGCAAAAGCGAATATCACGCCTAATAGGAAAGACGCTTTATGGTATAGCATCCATGTAGATATAAATGGAGATGTAACAGATAAAATCAATGAATACGGTGAACTTTTTAGTGGGGTAAGTATGACAAGTATTACTCAATATTTAGAGCAAACTTTTGCCCACACGGTTCATCAACTTAAAAACATAATAGCCATTATTATTGTATTAATCGTGTTGGTGATTATTATGATTACATCATTGTTTTTCAAGTTACATGTTGCTAAAGATTTATCACAAATTAGTGTGATGAGAAGCATCGGTATTGAT containing:
- a CDS encoding RNA polymerase sigma factor encodes the protein MITFLLTIEDINLRSKLEEIYLCYHKELFITAYSILKDYHEAEDVVQTTIIKVSNNIDKISEVKCKKTRAYLVIIVRNLCYDIYNRKKGITTIAIDEISNIFTDDVNFVDNLIKMEQSKEMLGFLNELNQDYTDILTLKYYYELTISEIAEMLNITENNVSVKINRAKKALKDVIQKGGALCERTV
- a CDS encoding DUF4367 domain-containing protein, with amino-acid sequence MKEQSEMEKERLEKLEDVFLYNMGYENISNVCCETEQLLKEYKNIKVPESLNNWFVDFNKKQENKIKYEKLRTQIKHFGKQIAIFLVIITIIFSAVTVSVEAFRIRFFNMVIETTKQFTAVNHKESLNYEYINELPSNWDDFYGPIVIPEGYQLLRAFDVNNTKYIIFKDIYENELRFLQGNLSADYQLDSEDGKVMEVDINGNKGIIIEKDEVKIINWNDNNNSFYIQGNLGKSTLLEMAESVIKK
- a CDS encoding immunoglobulin-like domain-containing protein, which translates into the protein MKKSYIIIILVTCISILALFAVKHFYHKHNVELSIAGDGDVKICIQDDILLKSTEALLITIKNVNKETMAFGLDYEIQIKNNGTWLQYYKPENIDDPLISLSKGESYEKKFIWMTV
- a CDS encoding amidase domain-containing protein, which produces MVFPKTSNARRGDCTNFVSQCMHEGGGIVQHVGPKLTDHNCIIKTQVIDQVLGLELNSCITIFQVITPE
- a CDS encoding FtsX-like permease family protein, whose amino-acid sequence is MVLKFIRKDFLRQKLITIALFVFIMLSAVLMASGANMLMDLTHSIRYFFEASHAPHFIQYHSGDMEQELIDRWSEEHQWVKQQETSEMINIDGSHIYFNNSQESQQNTLMEMGFVKQNEKFDYLLTLDNEKIQVKEGEMAVPIMYMQKNDLKLGDKVKITNTSEEMEFVITDFVRDVQMNPSIVSSKRFVVSDNDFEILKRDYGTIEHIISFQLNTIENLSEFANQYHLSNLPQTGPTIDYELLKLVNGLTDGLIAAVLIMIALLISSIALLCLRFTILWAIEEDYKDIGVMKGIGILPRDIKGFYLTKYFFLSLSASITGFVVSLLLNNLFSKNIRAYIGHVPKNLIQKAMPLLATLLIFAIVLSFCMVILRHFNKISVVEAINRNGLSNHKSHRKIFALHKSNKIHPSIFLGLRDVVLRCKTYLLLFFVFVLCILIIIVPLNFVNTVQSSDFMTYLGMGKSDLYIDLRQSEDVNERFEKMIQYIENDSDTVQYAGFITSTYEVFNKEGYKESLIVGVGDVSIFPLAYVEGKAPEGNNEIALSFLSAKALEKQIGNEITLMVEEKPRTMVVTGIYQDITNGGKTAKANITPNRKDALWYSIHVDINGDVTDKINEYGELFSGVSMTSITQYLEQTFAHTVHQLKNIIAIIIVLIVLVIIMITSLFFKLHVAKDLSQISVMRSIGIDLRQIQLQYITKVLVVLNLGIMVGTIMANTLGERLLSLVLSFIGASQFKFVSNPLIAYFIVPMGLMTVVTLTTLLSIASIKKHSITIQNLE